From the genome of Prunus persica cultivar Lovell chromosome G8, Prunus_persica_NCBIv2, whole genome shotgun sequence:
aatataaaatattgtagtaaatcattataaataaataattatggtgtgtttaatcgTCTTTCATTAAttcctatatattttttacactCGCAGTGTTTGTCAGCTTGCTATATAattaacttaaattagttaaaccCATTATGCAATACATTTCcttccaagtttttttttatattataattttcgtggtttttattcaatttttatcgatatcgataatatctcgatattttcttcaaaatttctgTAATTTTAAACTACCAATATTTTCGAAACCAATCTATATTTTAGACcttaataagaatttatgTGATGTGTTTCCAAAAGGCTAATGTCACTTTTACAAAGAATAAAAAGTTTTAACAATTTGACCACTAATGACACATGTTCATTTCTTTTCCACATCATGAATTATTGGTCGGTTGGAATTTTAACTAGATTTAAGATTATGCAGTACTTCTGCCAACATCTGCATTATTGGTTCTTCTAAatatttgttcaatttttttttcccctttttccaAATCTTGAAAGGACTTGTGAAATTATGGGGTCTCCTATTTGAAAagtctttaaaaataaaaataaaataaaataaaaaccagtTCGGAAAATAAACCACAAAATGTCAGGCATAGTAAAACATGGGAAGGCCCAATTTGCATGATTTCAAGTATTCATTAAGAAATGAAATGCTGTATGCTTTTTGGCCCAATTCATGTGCTGATTACAAGAAATTAGATCCACAAAGATGCGGactagttttttgtttgagcTTTCTTCTAGCAATAGGACCAAACTAGGTTAGGGTGGTCCTGAGTCTCATAACTAGGGGTGGGTACGGTTCGAATTGGACCGATTTTTgtctcaaattagaaccgattaGGTACTATTCATCCTGTTTAGTTTGGTtcgattttaataaaaaaaaaattcaaaaactatcTAGTTCAGGTTGAACCGATTTTAGtcagatttgattttgaaccggattataaaaattaatttttaatttcaatctcaactgaaatattattatttttacttgaaaattaactaattattcaatttcatattaaaataaatattaaagttagaaaagagagattttgaaattgaacttgaataaatattagtttttttttggtgaaattaaaaataattatatattttttaatttgacagGTTTGGTTTGGCCCGATctggtttttgaagacatggaatcGGATCCAAACCGATCCAGTTCAATTTTTGATTGGTTGTtaactttttggtcaactcgatttttttctgatttggtTTGGTGCTGTTCGACTCGGATTTTCGGTTCGCcagtttgagtgcccacccttACTCATAACTAATGCATCATGACTTAAAGTATACATTTAAAGGTCCTCTATATTGCAATGATGCTATAATGAGCGGTTACAATGAAGGGGTCTTTagtgttgaagaatattagTTCTATATCAAatgattgactaaataaaatacaatttataataaatgATTCCACTTTTAATAACAACAAgaatttttgtgataaaatgcCACATCTATTGAGCTTTTTAAGTGGTTAAGTTGGAAACAGTATCGGTATTATTAGTAGTGGGCCGATGACTCGTCTCTTTGaaattaacatggtatcatAGCTTAGGGCTCAGGTGGTGgattttagaaaattagtgggttaatcaaaattactcattatttttttttgacattgacaataagaaaaatggtacaaaaccatccaatttttctcatgggtcatctacccatgcaaatttcaatgaaattaaattcaaatctctcaaatacaaattctcaattagtgggccacacttacccattaatttccaatttttcctatgagtcatctacctatgaaaatttcaacatctccaaattgtctcaaagacacaaattcttaattagtgAGCCACACTTACCTATAAATTTCCAAATCAATTCcgaactacgttggtttgatTCATTCGAAAAGGTACGTAAGCAATCTAGAAACTCAATCTAGATGCAACCGCCCAAATCTTAAATCCAACAAAATCTCTGGTTTATTCTTAACCAAATTCGCCCCAAACACAATTCAAAATCGAATTCTtggtttattcagctaaattAACTCAATacaatttaaatcaaatttccctcgcaatgagtcatttattcattgcaattctttgaactacgagtggcttgattTCCGTAAGGGATACGTAGGCACCCTGAGGTTCGACTTAGGAGCAGTTGCAAAACCAAACAGAcacgttctgtttctttataatggaatcaaagggtgttcCCTTGAAGAAAtggattgtaattaagagacacCGCATCTCGAATGGGTCgaacttaaaataataaaacccaattatttaattagtggtggGGAAATTATGTTGGGAGGttcacatttttcttcaacaGGAACAATATCGGTGTTATTAATAGTGGCCGATGACCCATCTCTTTGAAATTTAACATTTAGTAGGCCATCTAATTTGATTGAATTCCGTCATTGTAACCCGTCAATATAGCCCCTCCATATTGAACACCAAGTAGATCAAGTTGATCAATCCCGTCGTTCTCATAGAGTCATACTATATTTTGCAATCAATCGACTTGGACAATTGgataattttccaaatttcttaAGCCCGCCTTGATCATGATAATGAAATATTGATCGACACATTTCATGTTGTCAGTTCTAAGAATGTGTTTAAGTTTCTCCTCTTGGAATGCGATGGGTTTTAGATAAAAAGATaaggttgttgttgttgttttcatGACGACTTTACCAAGCATAATTGGTAATAGCACTTCCACAAAGTGCTACCAATTTCAAACTTTTCCCCTCTTTTTCCACATGTTGGTAGGACCTTACCTCGAACCCTTTTTACGCTTACCTAATCTTGACTCCTAAAAGTCACTACATTTTTTAGGTAACTCCTAACTCATAATACAgaaaactacaaacaaaaacaaaaaataaaccaaaccaTTTagctcaactttttttttggtctttcaATCTGGGTGACATTCTTACATTGAGGTTTaaaattttttggtttattaaTACAATGatgtattattttaaattaatttagtttATGAGGAGGGAGATTCAAACTTAGGTGTTAGGGCCAGTTTGGGATTGTTGtcgctttttaaaaaagttgtttttgatgtgctttgaaaataattagctgtaaagtaaagtagctccatgtttggtaaacaatatttttaaagtgttgTTTGTAGAAAAAGCAGTGTCAAAATTTTTTAGTAAATGTTAATGTAAAACTATtgtaactgtgaataatgactaaaatagacaTAATGTTGAAAGTATCATGCGCTAATCatgtggtagtggtggtggtggtggtggtggtagtggtgatgaaggtggaggtggtggtggtggtgctaGTAGCAAAGGaggatgtggtggtggtggcagtggtaatagtggaggtggtggtggagttGGAGGTGGAGGTAgtgtcatttttaaaaattaatgatgatattttgggaattaaaaaattcattaaaggtTCATAtctgcttcttttgaaagtAGCTTTGTAAAGTAACTTAGAGTCTGCTTTTAAAAACTGATGTCTAAAGGCTACTACTTTAAAATAATCGGgatatttttaccaaacaccttaaatttcttaactttaaagtgaagtatgtttttagtgaaaaaacaaaaacaaaaaaaacaatcacAAACAGGACCTAAGAGGACGGACTCACTTTCTTGGCTGAGCAGCATGTCGGAATTTTTAActttaaagaacaaaaaagtgCTTTTTAAAAACCGCTTGAAAATAATTCCTAATAAAGCACTAATTAAAAAGTGTGTTTATCTTAAACTGTTCTTAGTCCTTTCAAAAACACTACTAAACGGTTTAAATAGTTggatcaaaattttcaatgagTGCTTATCTTTTTGGTGGTCCCTCATGTTGCCTACCTTTCCTATCCTTTTTATTAGTTTAGTGTAATAAATCTGCCTTTTTTTTGTAAGGGAGAagattaagaaaattaaattaaattctaGAGCCTTGCGATAATCATGACAAACAAAGACCAATGATGGATGGTCACACTGATGCCATGGCCTGGATTGCCACAGAACATGCCTTTTTTAgggtccttttttgttttcaaaaaacGAAAATAAGCAAATATGCGTTCGGTGAATTAAATGGAAACACAGAAATGATTTCAGAATTACTCTTTaagttggaaaacaaaaacaaaatgatgtTTCCCGTTTCCAAATTCTATTTCAAAAAACGAGAAAACATGAGAAACGGAAGAATTGCTCCCTCTGCCGCATTCATCACTTCTTTGTCAGCCACAAAATAAGTACTAATGCGAGCATACATTTGTGCACTACGTTAGTGGGTGGTCGCACATTATCCAAATTTTCTTAAAGTAATGTATCCGAAGAACAAGTAGATCGTGATGGCGTACCTGAAGAACAATTAAATTGTGACAGCGTACCTGAAGAACAACTCGATCGTGATAATGCATCCGAAAAATGAGTGAATTGTAAAAATTTCTccaccaaaattttaaaatggaaacaacaCAAGAAAAATACAGATCTTTAAGTTTGAATATGttaactggaaaaaaaaaaagtatgaatatgttaagaaaattagaaaacaaaaattaagtgcctttgaaaactaaaatagaatatgaagtttttttttgttgcaataaacgtaattaaatgaaaatatattgtCGCAAATGATGGAATTAGTCACAACAAACATTTTGTTTGAATATTTCTGTCCTGAAATTATCAATTACTACAAATCCCAAAGTTTACAATATTACACAAATATTAACCacatctcaaaaaaaaaaaaaaaaaaaactacccaaaaataaataaaaaataattagttaACAATTTGTAGTCACTAGTTAGCTAGCAGTGAGCAGTCCATGCAACTCGGAAACTCAGCTGAGTCGTCTCAACTCGACCCGCTCCACTCAAAATCCACAAGCTAACATACTGATTTATCAGCAAGCCCGTGAAGCAACGGCCGAGATTCACCCAAATATTCAAGCTGACTCAAAACATCCACGTGGCAGCGTCTCTGGAGATCATCGATGCTTAAGAACCGCCCGGAGTTACTGGACTCGGACCGGGCCACGACCCGGAGAACCTCCTCGAAAAACGACTCGTCGCACGGGATAGTCAAGGGCCCTTGGTTGGCGAAGCCGTACTCCTCCTCGGCTTGTACTAGAAGCTTCTGGAAGATGGGGTGGTTCAGATACGTCGCGCGCACGATAAACCGCCTGCAGCTGCTCCCCACGCAGACCGCCACGTGTCCTGCGGGGACGTCGGACGGTGCACGTGCTGCCGCGAGGCGGGCCTTCTTGTGCCAGCTTTGTAGCATTTGACGGATTCTCACAATGCGTCGGATTTTGTTGCATTTGCTGATTGCTGGTGACATTTTCCGGGAAAGCGAGGgaatgagagagaaagtgtGAGAAAAATAAGTCTTCAGAGAAAAAAGTGTAAATGGGTGGGGGGGGGGGTATGAGAATTGTTTGGGGGGAGGGATATTATATGGGTTGGGGGGGAAGAGAAATGCCCCTGGAGTTGGAGATAATTACGAGATTGTGGGTGTTTAAGTTGTTGTCAAGGCCATGTGACAGGGTAGACAAAAAGGGGTTGAGATGATAACATGGGATTAGTTTTGCTAATCTTTAGTTTCTTGATAGATGTGCCCCTCATTTATTTTGGAGATAGATAATGCTTTTATTGGCTCCTCTCCtcaccaaataaataaatgttttgCTTGATTGGCGGCGTaaaggaaaaattaatttatgaagaaaaaaaagtactaGTAATGTACAATGTGCAataagaaaggaaaatataaCCACAAGTCTGGTGTGGTTAGTAAACTGTCACATTCAGCTGACGAGTTATCTAGCGTCTCAATTGCAATGTTCAAAATTCATTAGAAGCACTTTGTGGCCAGGGCGAGCCAAACTTCGAGCGGGGATTAATCTCACCCTTCGAGTGTACTTACTTCAGACATCTCGTGGTATttacccacaaaaaaaaaaaaaaaaaaagaaaagagagtaaAATATAGATTTTTATCAATAAATCGATTTTAGCATGAAATAATATACAAAAATCCTTATAAAAACTATATGAagtgaaaaaaccaaaactagCAACTCGTCATtttctaattgtttttttaaaaaaattgaacatactaagaaccaattagaaaatgacaagtgactaattttgagtttttctctcTAAATAGGTTCAAAAAGAATTTTTGTATATTATGTCATGTTAAAATGAGGCTATATACGAAAAGCccatgaaaataataatatgaaataaaaGGACTTTTGGAAGCTTTGAAGCATGACATGGGTTGTTGTGTGACCAACAAGCAGGTATATTCAATTGGATTCTCTGAGGTAAAgcaccaaaaagagaaaagagcaTTTTGTGTTTCTGTCCCTAAAAAACATTTTAAGTTTGGGAATAATGTCTTCCAACCAACAGATGCAATGTGTTTAGAAATGTTGCAAAACAGATGTGTTTTTGGTTACAGTCAATCAAGGAACATGGAGAGGGGTCCGTGAGTCAAGGAACGTGGAGAGGGGTCTGTGAGCTTTATCTCAATTAGCTTTATGATGGGACCAAGGACTAGAAACTAGGTTTTCAAGTCTCATTGGGaggaaaataaagtaattttTCCATTGATGTAGTGGaatgaaaggaaaaatctACCCCAAGGAGATCataatcatcaaaatcaaattcaattacaatggagtctttcttttctttttctttttttacaaGAGAGGTACACTCAAAATTGGGACCTCTTTAACATTAAAAACAAACGACCAAGAGAAACATGAGAATGATGAGAGAGTGACAAAGTGAGAGCAGACGAGAGAGGGATGACAATGAGGGCAGCTCTGGGATTTTCTATGAGGACAGCGTAACTTTCTGTGGGAGcacaccaaaaaagaaacaattatTTAGTATGGTTTCATTTTAACCGAATcaagaaaaaattcaaacaaaaacagaatcaATCTGGTTTGATTTAGTTTAAAGAAATTAcctatttttttccaaaagttgATTCGGTTCGACTGGTTGGCAAACTTCCACCTCCAGTTTGCGGGCTACCTAGTGCCTCCTTAATGACAGGGGTTCAAAACCCGTTGGACTATCGGTTTTTATGCCCTACCCTAAAACTAGTAAAGATAGACTATGCTATAACAGTCCATCTAAGCAATAGCCACTATGAGTAGCATTgctcatgtttgttttgtatatattGTTGCCCCATATTTATATAACAATACTGATATGATTGGATTATATTCTATTTGTCTGTGCAATGCAATAGAACCAAGTTGAAGATCAATGAAGTGCATGCTAATCATTTTCAAGTGAAAATTTAATCAATTCAAATGCTCTTCTTAATCTTGATAAAATGTGCAAAGGATTTTATGCTGGGAAGATACATGTGCATCAAATAAGCCTTCAGAAATGCACCCAAAACAATATAATAGGGCATCAATGAATAATTTATTGGACTTAGTTTTGGCAACTTAGGAGCAAGACATTGGTCTGAACTTGTTATGTTTTCTGATCAACAAACAAGCTCTGCTCAGGCAAGATTTTCTTCCCAAACACAAAATCAGCAAACCAGACTTTGGACCACAGcatcaataatatttttttatgcagaAACACCTGCTATGGAACCCTTTGAGTTTTTTCTCAATCTGAATTTGTTGTCAggttataaaaagaaacacTTAATTAAACATCCCCCTCCCCATTTCTTAGCCATCCTTTTTGGCATTATATTTGATACGATTCGATCAGAAAGCTAACTGTTTTTGTGTTTGCGGTTGAATGGACCACATGGTATCACAATTTTAAATACACTTAAGCTATAGTTATAGTTAATAATCATTTGACCCCACATTcgatttttgtttatgttgctAAAGTTACGGAATTCGAACCTAAGACCACAAACTTGCAAGTCAAGATCATTTTTCAATGAGGTAGCCCTAATGACGTTtagatttcattaaaaatttgcATAGGAAAACTCTTGCATACataatgagtaattttttAACAGAAAGATTTGACTTAACGACATATTCTCATAATCTAGTAGCATTtagttttcactttattaGAGGAGGTCCCGGGCTTAAATCCTTCAAAAAGGCAGTTTGTTTTTGTGGTTGAAAATGATGTTCTCAAACTGGTGATATACAGCTTGATGATTATGTCCTTGGACAGTAAACTTATTATTTAAAGGTTCAGCCAGCAAAATTATTGGCTCTCATTGAGTGCTTGGCCTTTAATCATAAGTAGCAACTTTGGAAATGCGCAATCAATTTACTGGTACTCAGTGCTTAAGTCcacaaaattatattaattatgcTCGAAATGGacagatataattttttttctattgctttttgttttttttccctaaccCCATGATCTCTTGTCGACCAGTATCTTTTTATCACAGTAATACTTGATTAAAATAGAACATAATGAAGATTTGGGGAATATTTGATGGGACCATTTGTGTGGGGTGAT
Proteins encoded in this window:
- the LOC18767432 gene encoding auxin-responsive protein SAUR71 → MSPAISKCNKIRRIVRIRQMLQSWHKKARLAAARAPSDVPAGHVAVCVGSSCRRFIVRATYLNHPIFQKLLVQAEEEYGFANQGPLTIPCDESFFEEVLRVVARSESSNSGRFLSIDDLQRRCHVDVLSQLEYLGESRPLLHGLADKSVC